Proteins encoded together in one Quercus lobata isolate SW786 chromosome 3, ValleyOak3.0 Primary Assembly, whole genome shotgun sequence window:
- the LOC115982566 gene encoding galactinol synthase 1-like — protein MAPEVPVDVFKGTSKVATALNNGYSKGAFITFLAGTGDYVKGVVGLAKGLRKVKSAYPLVVAMLPDVPEEHREILRSQGCILHEIEPIYPPENEVQFAMAYYVINYSKLRIWNFEEYKKMIYLDADIQVFENIDHLFDTPDGYFYASMDCFCEKTWSHTLQFKVGYCQQCPDRVPWPVDMGSPPPFYFNAGMFVFNPSRSTFDKLLEVLYATPVTSFAEQDFLNMFFEKVFKPLPLEFNLVLAMLWRHPENIDVEKVKVAHYCAAGSKPWRYTGKEVNMDREDIKMLVKKWWDIYNDESLDFKGENPVSEEQTFSKSSIMASMPEPTISYIPAPTAA, from the exons ATGGCCCCTGAAGTGCCTGTAGATGTGTTCAAAGGCACAAGCAAGGTCGCTACTGCTCTTAACAATGGCTACTCTAAGGGGGCTTTCATAACATTTTTGGCTGGTACTGGGGACTATGTCAAGGGGGTTGTTGGTTTGGCTAAGGGTTTGCGCAAAGTCAAAAGTGCATACCCTTTGGTTGTTGCAATGTTACCTGACGTACCTGAGGAGCATCGAGAGATCTTGAGGTCTCAAGGTTGCATCCTCCACGAGATCGAGCCTATTTACCCACCTGAGAATGAAGTTCAATTTGCTATGGCTTACTATGTCATCAACTACTCCAAACTTCGTATTTGGAAT TTTGAGGAGTACAAGAAGATGATATATTTGGATGCTGATATTCAAGTGTTTGAAAACATAGACCATCTGTTTGACACACCAGACGGTTACTTCTATGCCAGCATGGACTGTTTTTGCGAGAAGACATGGAGCCATACACTGCAATTCAAAGTTGGGTACTGCCAACAGTGCCCTGATAGGGTGCCATGGCCTGTTGACATGGGTTCTCCACCTCCCTTCTACTTTAATGCTGGCATGTTCGTTTTTAACCCTAGCCGTTCGACTTTTGACAAGCTTCTTGAGGTCCTCTATGCCACTCCGGTTACATCCTTCGCAGAGCAA GATTTCCTGAATATGTTCTTCGAAAAAGTGTTCAAGCCCCTCCCTCTGGAATTCAACCTTGTTCTTGCTATGTTATGGCGCCATCCTGAGAACATAGATGTTGAGAAAGTCAAGGTGGCTCACTATTGTGCTGCT GGATCAAAACCATGGAGGTACACTGGCAAGGAAGTTAACATGGACAGGGAGGACATCAAGATGTTGGTGAAAAAATGGTGGGATATTTATAACGATGAATCCCTTGATTTTAAGGGTGAAAACCCAGTTTCGGAGGAACAGACATTCTCAAAGTCTTCCATTATGGCTTCCATGCCTGAGCCCACCATTTCCTATATTCCTGCTCCCACTGCTGCTTGA
- the LOC115981894 gene encoding type 2 DNA topoisomerase 6 subunit B-like isoform X3, with protein MECFLSELLLNLKESASARRLTRLPSNPKNGVKFSGTEVCLSISESLDVLLAEINCFFQKMLVLKIPNVAYELVVEHDDASGLQYENVFLANESNPLHFSASNLERLKSGFEDYILKHGNSSSKKCGSCFPSLEHLKVGSGIACCTEGLRNTELVMEAVILISEISEPTSSCFRPCGANSEVLCFKDFTPCSIPPSSVKALTSIDWRSYGLTLGSIVNQHGYALLEWEGLPPSARIDIVLHCYHNQDMIPSARKTQLDRNLIKKSVKLALDDLKEKHAGVLLSAHALKIRNCAPDLAKTIAGLILSSKDSSFQGECFSLLGLQSEGVGGEIVEDCIKEKIISVIEMNDRKSNQKSELAPFLFENDSLQVLEFQEEEYEEGDDGPFSPLDI; from the exons ATGGAGTGCTTTCTGTCAGAACTACTA TTAAATCTAAAAGAAAGTGCGTCTGCGAGGAGGCTGACTAGGCTACCTTCAAACCCTAAGAATGGTGTGAAATTCAG tggGACCGAAGTATGTCTTTCCATCTCTGAAAGTCTTGATGTTTTACTGGCGGAGATCAATTGTTTCTTTCAAAAG ATGCTCGTTCTAAAGATTCCT AATGTTGCGTATGAATTGGTAGTTGAACATGATGATGCTTCTGGATTGCAATATGAAAATGTCTTTCTAGCAAATGAGTCCAATCCCTTACATTTTTCAGCCTCAAATCTTGAACGTTTGAAGTCAGGCTTTGAAGATTATATTTTAAAGCATGGAAATAGCTCAAGTAAAAAGTGTGGCTCTTGCTTTCCAAGTTT GGAGCATCTCAAGGTTGGGAGTGGAATAGCATGCTGCACAGAAGGCCTTAGGAATACTGAACTGGTGATGGAAGCTGTCATTTTGATAAGTGAAATATCAGAGCCAACAAGTAGTTGCTTCAGACCATGTGGTGCTAACAGTGAG GTTTTGTGCTTTAAAGATTTCACGCCTTGTTCAATTCCACCATCATCTGTGAAGGCATTAACTAGCATTGACTGGAGAAGTTATGGATTGACTTTGGGTAGTATCGTGAACCAACATGGCTATGCATTGCTGGAATGGGAAGGCTTGCCACCATCTGCTCGTATTGACATTGTCCTCCACTGTTACCATAATCA AGATATGATACCATCAGCAAGGAAAACTCAACTTGACagaaatcttataaaaaaatcagTGAAACTTGCATTGGATGATTTGAAGGAAAAGCATGCAGGAGTTCTTCTTAGTGCCCACGCCCTCAAg aTTCGCAATTGTGCCCCTGATCTTGCAAAAACCATTGCTGGCCTAATCTTGTCCTCCAAGGATTCAAGCTTCCAAGGAGAATGCTTCTCTCTTCTTGGTTTGCAGTCTGAGGGAGTTGGAGGTGAAATTGTTGAAGATTGTATCAAGGAAAAGATTATCTCGGTTATAGAGATGAATGATAGAAAGTCCAACCAGAAAAGCGAACTTgcaccttttctttttgaaaatgaCAGCCTCCAGGTGCTAGAGTTTCAAGAAGAGGAATACGAAGAAGGTGACGACGGTCCCTTCAGTCCCTTGGATATATAG
- the LOC115981894 gene encoding type 2 DNA topoisomerase 6 subunit B-like isoform X2, which translates to MECFLSELLIAGICDNEVFNYQLNLKESASARRLTRLPSNPKNGVKFSGTEVCLSISESLDVLLAEINCFFQKMLVLKIPNVAYELVVEHDDASGLQYENVFLANESNPLHFSASNLERLKSGFEDYILKHGNSSSKKCGSCFPSLEHLKVGSGIACCTEGLRNTELVMEAVILISEISEPTSSCFRPCGANSEVLCFKDFTPCSIPPSSVKALTSIDWRSYGLTLGSIVNQHGYALLEWEGLPPSARIDIVLHCYHNQDMIPSARKTQLDRNLIKKSVKLALDDLKEKHAGVLLSAHALKIRNCAPDLAKTIAGLILSSKDSSFQGECFSLLGLQSEGVGGEIVEDCIKEKIISVIEMNDRKSNQKSELAPFLFENDSLQVLEFQEEEYEEGDDGPFSPLDI; encoded by the exons ATGGAGTGCTTTCTGTCAGAACTACTA ATTGCAGGCATATGTGACAATGAGGTATTTAATTATCAGTTAAATCTAAAAGAAAGTGCGTCTGCGAGGAGGCTGACTAGGCTACCTTCAAACCCTAAGAATGGTGTGAAATTCAG tggGACCGAAGTATGTCTTTCCATCTCTGAAAGTCTTGATGTTTTACTGGCGGAGATCAATTGTTTCTTTCAAAAG ATGCTCGTTCTAAAGATTCCT AATGTTGCGTATGAATTGGTAGTTGAACATGATGATGCTTCTGGATTGCAATATGAAAATGTCTTTCTAGCAAATGAGTCCAATCCCTTACATTTTTCAGCCTCAAATCTTGAACGTTTGAAGTCAGGCTTTGAAGATTATATTTTAAAGCATGGAAATAGCTCAAGTAAAAAGTGTGGCTCTTGCTTTCCAAGTTT GGAGCATCTCAAGGTTGGGAGTGGAATAGCATGCTGCACAGAAGGCCTTAGGAATACTGAACTGGTGATGGAAGCTGTCATTTTGATAAGTGAAATATCAGAGCCAACAAGTAGTTGCTTCAGACCATGTGGTGCTAACAGTGAG GTTTTGTGCTTTAAAGATTTCACGCCTTGTTCAATTCCACCATCATCTGTGAAGGCATTAACTAGCATTGACTGGAGAAGTTATGGATTGACTTTGGGTAGTATCGTGAACCAACATGGCTATGCATTGCTGGAATGGGAAGGCTTGCCACCATCTGCTCGTATTGACATTGTCCTCCACTGTTACCATAATCA AGATATGATACCATCAGCAAGGAAAACTCAACTTGACagaaatcttataaaaaaatcagTGAAACTTGCATTGGATGATTTGAAGGAAAAGCATGCAGGAGTTCTTCTTAGTGCCCACGCCCTCAAg aTTCGCAATTGTGCCCCTGATCTTGCAAAAACCATTGCTGGCCTAATCTTGTCCTCCAAGGATTCAAGCTTCCAAGGAGAATGCTTCTCTCTTCTTGGTTTGCAGTCTGAGGGAGTTGGAGGTGAAATTGTTGAAGATTGTATCAAGGAAAAGATTATCTCGGTTATAGAGATGAATGATAGAAAGTCCAACCAGAAAAGCGAACTTgcaccttttctttttgaaaatgaCAGCCTCCAGGTGCTAGAGTTTCAAGAAGAGGAATACGAAGAAGGTGACGACGGTCCCTTCAGTCCCTTGGATATATAG
- the LOC115981894 gene encoding type 2 DNA topoisomerase 6 subunit B-like isoform X1, which yields MEFASVHPICLHLISSAIQRCRLSEDLCRLSVVLKFSPNSDPLLLRISISDTGIGSCLEEFQDLKFPREAVIAEKWDGVLSVRTTSICDNEVFNYQLNLKESASARRLTRLPSNPKNGVKFSGTEVCLSISESLDVLLAEINCFFQKMLVLKIPNVAYELVVEHDDASGLQYENVFLANESNPLHFSASNLERLKSGFEDYILKHGNSSSKKCGSCFPSLEHLKVGSGIACCTEGLRNTELVMEAVILISEISEPTSSCFRPCGANSEVLCFKDFTPCSIPPSSVKALTSIDWRSYGLTLGSIVNQHGYALLEWEGLPPSARIDIVLHCYHNQDMIPSARKTQLDRNLIKKSVKLALDDLKEKHAGVLLSAHALKIRNCAPDLAKTIAGLILSSKDSSFQGECFSLLGLQSEGVGGEIVEDCIKEKIISVIEMNDRKSNQKSELAPFLFENDSLQVLEFQEEEYEEGDDGPFSPLDI from the exons ATGGAGTTTGCTTCAGTTCACCCAATCTGTCTGCAT TTAATTTCTTCTGCGATTCAAAGATGCCGATTGTCCGAAGATTTATGCAGACTCTCTGTTGTTCTCAAATTCTCTCCAAATTCCGATCCTCTCCTTCTTCGCATTTCaa TTTCGGATACCGGGATTGGAAGCTGCCTGGAGGAGTTTCAGGACTTGAAGTTTCCGAGGGAAGCCGTTATTGCCGAAAAGTGGG ATGGAGTGCTTTCTGTCAGAACTACTA GCATATGTGACAATGAGGTATTTAATTATCAGTTAAATCTAAAAGAAAGTGCGTCTGCGAGGAGGCTGACTAGGCTACCTTCAAACCCTAAGAATGGTGTGAAATTCAG tggGACCGAAGTATGTCTTTCCATCTCTGAAAGTCTTGATGTTTTACTGGCGGAGATCAATTGTTTCTTTCAAAAG ATGCTCGTTCTAAAGATTCCT AATGTTGCGTATGAATTGGTAGTTGAACATGATGATGCTTCTGGATTGCAATATGAAAATGTCTTTCTAGCAAATGAGTCCAATCCCTTACATTTTTCAGCCTCAAATCTTGAACGTTTGAAGTCAGGCTTTGAAGATTATATTTTAAAGCATGGAAATAGCTCAAGTAAAAAGTGTGGCTCTTGCTTTCCAAGTTT GGAGCATCTCAAGGTTGGGAGTGGAATAGCATGCTGCACAGAAGGCCTTAGGAATACTGAACTGGTGATGGAAGCTGTCATTTTGATAAGTGAAATATCAGAGCCAACAAGTAGTTGCTTCAGACCATGTGGTGCTAACAGTGAG GTTTTGTGCTTTAAAGATTTCACGCCTTGTTCAATTCCACCATCATCTGTGAAGGCATTAACTAGCATTGACTGGAGAAGTTATGGATTGACTTTGGGTAGTATCGTGAACCAACATGGCTATGCATTGCTGGAATGGGAAGGCTTGCCACCATCTGCTCGTATTGACATTGTCCTCCACTGTTACCATAATCA AGATATGATACCATCAGCAAGGAAAACTCAACTTGACagaaatcttataaaaaaatcagTGAAACTTGCATTGGATGATTTGAAGGAAAAGCATGCAGGAGTTCTTCTTAGTGCCCACGCCCTCAAg aTTCGCAATTGTGCCCCTGATCTTGCAAAAACCATTGCTGGCCTAATCTTGTCCTCCAAGGATTCAAGCTTCCAAGGAGAATGCTTCTCTCTTCTTGGTTTGCAGTCTGAGGGAGTTGGAGGTGAAATTGTTGAAGATTGTATCAAGGAAAAGATTATCTCGGTTATAGAGATGAATGATAGAAAGTCCAACCAGAAAAGCGAACTTgcaccttttctttttgaaaatgaCAGCCTCCAGGTGCTAGAGTTTCAAGAAGAGGAATACGAAGAAGGTGACGACGGTCCCTTCAGTCCCTTGGATATATAG